A stretch of Methylogaea oryzae DNA encodes these proteins:
- a CDS encoding EAL domain-containing protein produces the protein MSDATSQSSQSIRLGLMPPLTGLVSLYGQEIVWAARIACDEINEQGGVLGRPLELIVEDDGSLPQTAVPAALRLVEEHRCAAIIGNLLSNSRIAVAGQVAETKRIPYLNFSFYEGSISGRYFFHFAALPNQQIDKMIPWMGRQYGFKMFFAGNNYEWPRGSIDAAKRVLNGLGGDVVGEEYLPIGASPEEIDVLLRQVARSGADVFVPYFAGSDQLTLLTHFTEMGLKNHMAVVMGHYDEAMVSRLPASVREGFYSSNTYFMSVPTQENRRYLARLAALPGIDGIWPKGNGVVTNFGEGAYLCVHAFAQAARAAGSVEAEALADALERIRLRGPQGDVVMDAATHHAAVNTYLARCEADGGFRIIESFGQNPPRIPERYREQAQAAKLHESPASPQVAARLAADLSAARQKVGKAQNILAHADMAIVATDARGRISEANRSACLMFGYAADELEGMLVHDLLPPHFRRKHAELFQRFVDGEETERRMASRGEVTGYRKDGTFFPLEASIAKFREEGNWSLVVTMRDITDRKKAEDELLWRATHDPLTGLPNRALIRERLASALQRSRRQKLSVALLFVDLDGFKLVNDTHGHEAGDVLLKGVAQRLMEQVRPGDTVARLAGDEFVVLCEQVEHAAAVSSLAQRINAALRDPIDFGDLPLTVTASIGIAVGHGTTHSADDLLRSADTAMYAVKEKGRDGWQFFSDSLQDQARQRLVITQGLRLAIANNELSPRFQPIVAAGSGRIVGAELLLRWHPPEGEVSPAAFIPIAEITGVIVPIGAWVFREACRAEADWRRRWGEAAPYVSVNVSARQLGEESLAQDFAAVLSETGADPARLLLEVTETSLMADVEANLRVLNRLADLGLRVAVDDFGTGYSSLAQLTRLPVNVLKIDRAFVNGIEQQRESRTVTRAVIGLGKALGLKLVAEGVETEAQLLELRSNGCDFIQGYFFHRPLEEAAFVAAVDREAGVAEEGGEADLFFLIYVSQATQPMDEAQLAALLKKAQVSNGGRGITGCLIYQDGYFMQMLEGRRDTVLELLVSIERDPRHRGLRIVMQGEESHRVFLEWSMGFRDMAELPGERDFAQWSRRTINFMELSEDARTCYGYITALAGSRQVKLP, from the coding sequence GTGAGCGACGCGACGAGTCAATCGAGTCAGTCCATCAGGCTGGGGCTGATGCCGCCGCTCACGGGGCTGGTGTCGCTCTACGGCCAGGAGATCGTTTGGGCGGCCCGCATCGCTTGCGACGAAATCAACGAGCAAGGCGGCGTGCTCGGCCGACCGCTGGAATTGATCGTCGAGGACGACGGCAGCCTGCCGCAGACCGCCGTGCCGGCCGCTTTGCGGCTGGTGGAAGAGCATCGCTGCGCCGCCATCATCGGCAACCTGCTGTCCAATTCCCGCATCGCCGTCGCCGGCCAGGTGGCGGAAACCAAGCGTATCCCCTACCTGAATTTCTCGTTTTACGAGGGCAGCATCTCCGGCCGCTATTTTTTCCATTTCGCGGCGTTGCCCAACCAGCAGATCGACAAGATGATCCCCTGGATGGGGCGGCAGTACGGCTTCAAAATGTTTTTCGCCGGCAACAACTACGAGTGGCCGCGCGGCTCCATCGACGCCGCCAAACGGGTGCTGAACGGGCTCGGCGGCGACGTGGTCGGGGAGGAGTATTTGCCCATCGGCGCGTCGCCGGAGGAAATCGATGTTTTGCTGCGGCAGGTGGCGCGCTCCGGCGCCGATGTGTTCGTGCCTTATTTCGCCGGCAGCGACCAATTGACCCTGCTGACCCATTTCACCGAGATGGGCTTGAAAAACCATATGGCGGTGGTGATGGGCCATTACGACGAGGCCATGGTGAGCCGGTTGCCGGCCTCGGTGCGGGAAGGCTTTTATTCCAGCAACACCTACTTCATGTCGGTGCCGACCCAGGAAAACCGCCGTTACCTCGCCCGCTTGGCGGCCCTGCCGGGCATCGACGGCATCTGGCCCAAGGGTAACGGCGTGGTGACCAATTTCGGCGAAGGCGCCTATTTGTGCGTGCACGCTTTCGCCCAGGCGGCGCGGGCCGCCGGCAGCGTCGAGGCGGAAGCGCTGGCGGACGCTCTGGAGCGGATTCGCCTGCGCGGTCCCCAGGGCGATGTGGTCATGGACGCGGCCACCCACCATGCTGCCGTCAATACCTACCTGGCGCGCTGCGAGGCCGACGGCGGTTTTCGCATTATCGAAAGCTTCGGCCAAAATCCGCCGCGTATTCCCGAACGTTACCGGGAGCAGGCGCAGGCGGCCAAGCTGCACGAATCGCCCGCCTCGCCACAGGTGGCGGCGCGCCTGGCGGCGGATTTGAGCGCGGCCAGGCAAAAAGTCGGCAAGGCGCAGAACATCCTGGCCCACGCCGATATGGCGATCGTGGCCACCGACGCGCGGGGCCGCATCAGCGAAGCCAACCGCAGCGCCTGCCTGATGTTCGGTTACGCGGCGGACGAGCTGGAGGGCATGTTGGTGCACGATTTGTTGCCGCCGCATTTTCGCCGTAAGCATGCCGAATTGTTCCAGCGTTTCGTCGACGGCGAGGAGACCGAGCGGCGCATGGCCTCCCGCGGCGAAGTGACCGGCTATCGCAAGGACGGCACGTTTTTCCCCCTGGAGGCCTCCATCGCCAAGTTCCGCGAGGAAGGGAACTGGTCGCTGGTGGTGACCATGCGCGACATCACCGACCGCAAGAAGGCCGAGGACGAGCTGTTGTGGCGCGCCACCCACGATCCCTTGACCGGCCTGCCCAACCGGGCGCTGATCCGCGAGCGGTTGGCCAGCGCCTTGCAGCGTTCACGCCGGCAAAAACTCAGCGTGGCGCTGCTGTTCGTCGATCTGGACGGCTTCAAGCTGGTCAACGACACCCACGGGCACGAAGCCGGCGACGTCTTGCTAAAAGGCGTGGCGCAACGGCTGATGGAGCAGGTGCGGCCCGGCGACACGGTGGCGCGGCTGGCGGGCGACGAGTTCGTGGTGTTGTGCGAGCAGGTGGAGCATGCCGCTGCGGTGTCCAGCCTGGCGCAGCGCATCAACGCGGCCTTGCGCGATCCCATCGATTTCGGCGATCTGCCGTTGACCGTCACCGCCAGCATCGGCATCGCCGTGGGCCACGGCACCACCCATTCCGCCGACGACCTGTTGCGTTCCGCCGACACGGCCATGTACGCGGTGAAGGAAAAAGGCCGCGACGGCTGGCAGTTTTTCAGCGACAGCCTGCAGGACCAGGCGCGCCAGCGGCTGGTGATTACCCAGGGGTTGCGGCTGGCCATTGCCAACAACGAGTTGTCGCCCCGTTTCCAACCCATCGTCGCCGCCGGCAGCGGCCGCATCGTCGGCGCGGAGTTGCTGCTGCGCTGGCACCCGCCGGAAGGCGAGGTGTCGCCGGCGGCGTTCATTCCCATCGCCGAAATCACCGGGGTCATCGTGCCCATCGGCGCCTGGGTGTTTCGCGAGGCTTGCCGGGCCGAGGCCGATTGGCGGCGGCGCTGGGGCGAGGCGGCTCCCTATGTGTCGGTGAACGTGTCGGCGCGGCAGCTGGGCGAGGAGTCTCTGGCCCAGGATTTCGCCGCCGTGCTGAGCGAGACCGGCGCCGATCCGGCGCGGCTGTTGCTGGAAGTGACCGAGACCTCCCTGATGGCGGACGTGGAGGCCAATCTGCGCGTGTTGAACCGCTTGGCGGATTTGGGCCTGCGGGTGGCGGTGGACGATTTCGGCACCGGTTATTCGTCCCTGGCCCAATTGACGCGTTTGCCGGTCAACGTGCTGAAAATCGACCGGGCCTTCGTCAACGGCATCGAGCAGCAGCGGGAAAGCCGCACGGTCACCCGCGCGGTCATCGGCTTGGGCAAGGCGCTGGGGCTGAAGCTGGTGGCCGAGGGGGTGGAAACCGAGGCGCAGTTGCTGGAGTTGCGCAGCAACGGCTGCGATTTCATCCAGGGCTATTTTTTCCATCGCCCGTTGGAGGAGGCGGCATTCGTCGCCGCGGTGGACCGGGAGGCCGGCGTCGCGGAAGAGGGCGGCGAGGCCGACCTGTTTTTCCTGATCTATGTCAGCCAGGCGACGCAGCCGATGGACGAGGCGCAGTTGGCGGCGCTGTTGAAAAAAGCCCAGGTGAGCAACGGCGGCCGCGGCATTACCGGTTGCCTGATTTATCAGGACGGTTATTTCATGCAAATGCTGGAAGGCCGGCGCGACACGGTGCTGGAGTTGCTGGTCAGCATCGAGCGCGATCCGCGCCACCGCGGGCTGCGCATCGTGATGCAGGGGGAGGAAAGCCATCGGGTCTTCCTGGAATGGAGCATGGGGTTCCGCGACATGGCCGAGTTGCCGGGCGAGCGGGATTTCGCCCAATGGAGCCGCCGCACGATCAATTTCATGGAATTGTCGGAGGACGCCCGCACCTGCTACGGGTATATTACGGCTTTGGCCGGTTCCCGCCAGGTAAAGCTTCCCTAA
- a CDS encoding EAL domain-containing response regulator, with product MEDKPLILLVDDVPVNLHVLAAALKSSYRIKTATSGAAALELVQREDRPQLILLDVMMPGMSGIEVLRRLRENPDTRDIPVIFVSADTSEQSQLDGLDLGAEDYLTKPVVTSVLLARVRNLIQRKQAETQLRLAAHVFEHSGEAIMITDRDNRIIEVNPAFTRLTGYALADVVGQDPRLLASGRTTREDYLGMWRSIRERNFWQGEIWDRNKDGGIYPKLLTITVVRNARGDIDYHIASFADISEQKAAEERIRYVAHHDPLTGLPNRLHLQIVLEQVVAVARRERTEVALMFIDLDRFKVINDTLGHNIGDGLLVEVARRLKSCVRESDVVARLGGDEFVVVLNGDRVIQAAANVAEKILNGFSPSFQVEGHALHTTPSIGISLYPQDGNDIDTLMKRADTAMYHAKEAGRGQFHFYTEAMNRHTQAKLALENSLHNALERDEFVVYYQPQASLLSGRLVGAEALIRWRHPERGLVMPDEFIPIAEENGLILPIGEWVLRQVCRQIRAWLGDGLPPLTIAVNLSARQFRQEDLVERIRGIVEEFAVDPACIELEITESTAMEQADITVELFRALRAAGFCIAIDDFGTGYSSLSYLRRFPVDRLKIDRSFVLDIADDPNDAAIAHAVIKMAASLGLKVVAEGVETDAQRQFLQERGCDYLQGYWYGKPMDAEAFAAFVRTALGKGEMPEA from the coding sequence TTGGAAGACAAGCCGCTGATCCTGTTGGTGGACGATGTGCCCGTCAATTTGCACGTATTGGCGGCGGCGCTGAAGTCCTCCTATCGCATCAAAACCGCCACCAGCGGCGCGGCGGCTTTGGAACTGGTGCAGCGGGAAGACCGGCCGCAGCTGATCCTGTTGGACGTGATGATGCCCGGCATGAGCGGCATCGAGGTGTTGCGGCGGCTGCGGGAAAATCCGGATACCCGCGACATTCCGGTGATCTTCGTCAGCGCCGACACCTCCGAACAAAGCCAGCTCGACGGTTTGGACCTGGGCGCCGAGGATTATTTGACCAAGCCGGTGGTGACTTCCGTGTTGCTGGCGCGGGTGCGCAACCTGATCCAGCGCAAACAGGCGGAAACCCAGTTGCGCCTGGCCGCCCACGTGTTCGAGCACAGCGGCGAGGCCATCATGATCACCGACCGGGACAACCGCATCATAGAGGTCAACCCGGCGTTCACCCGGCTCACCGGCTACGCCCTCGCGGACGTGGTTGGCCAGGATCCCCGCCTGCTCGCCTCCGGCCGCACCACCCGGGAAGACTACCTGGGCATGTGGCGATCCATCCGCGAGCGCAACTTCTGGCAGGGGGAAATCTGGGACCGCAACAAGGACGGCGGCATCTATCCCAAGCTGCTCACCATCACGGTGGTGCGCAACGCTCGCGGCGACATCGACTACCACATCGCCAGCTTTGCCGACATCAGCGAGCAGAAGGCCGCCGAGGAGCGCATCCGCTATGTGGCCCACCACGATCCGCTCACCGGATTGCCCAATCGATTGCATTTGCAGATCGTTCTGGAGCAGGTGGTTGCCGTCGCCCGGCGGGAACGGACCGAAGTGGCCTTGATGTTTATCGACCTGGACCGTTTCAAGGTCATCAACGATACGTTGGGCCACAATATCGGCGACGGGCTGCTGGTGGAGGTGGCGCGGCGCCTCAAGTCTTGCGTGCGGGAAAGCGACGTGGTGGCGCGCTTGGGCGGCGACGAGTTCGTGGTGGTGCTGAACGGCGATCGAGTGATCCAGGCCGCCGCCAACGTGGCGGAAAAAATCCTTAATGGCTTTTCCCCGTCCTTCCAGGTGGAAGGGCACGCCCTGCACACCACTCCCAGTATCGGCATCAGCCTGTATCCCCAGGACGGCAACGACATCGACACGCTGATGAAGCGCGCGGACACCGCCATGTACCATGCCAAGGAAGCGGGGCGCGGCCAGTTCCATTTCTACACCGAGGCGATGAACCGCCACACCCAGGCGAAACTGGCTTTGGAAAACAGCCTGCACAACGCCCTGGAAAGGGACGAGTTCGTCGTTTACTACCAGCCCCAGGCCAGTTTGCTCAGCGGCCGCTTGGTGGGGGCCGAGGCGTTGATACGCTGGCGCCACCCGGAGCGGGGGTTGGTGATGCCCGACGAATTCATCCCCATCGCCGAGGAGAACGGCTTGATCCTGCCCATCGGCGAATGGGTGCTGCGGCAGGTGTGCCGACAGATCCGCGCTTGGCTTGGCGACGGCCTGCCGCCGCTCACCATCGCCGTCAACTTGTCGGCTCGGCAGTTTCGCCAAGAGGACTTGGTGGAGCGTATTCGCGGCATCGTCGAGGAATTCGCCGTGGACCCGGCGTGCATCGAGCTGGAAATCACCGAAAGCACCGCCATGGAGCAGGCCGATATCACGGTGGAATTGTTCCGCGCTTTGCGCGCCGCCGGATTCTGCATCGCTATCGACGATTTCGGCACCGGTTATTCGTCCCTGAGCTACTTGCGGCGCTTCCCCGTCGATCGATTGAAAATCGACCGCTCGTTCGTGCTGGATATCGCCGACGATCCCAACGACGCGGCCATCGCCCACGCCGTCATCAAGATGGCCGCCAGCCTGGGGTTGAAGGTAGTGGCGGAAGGGGTGGAAACCGATGCCCAGCGACAGTTCTTGCAGGAGCGCGGCTGCGATTATCTGCAGGGATACTGGTACGGCAAACCCATGGACGCGGAGGCTTTCGCCGCTTTCGTGCGGACGGCCTTGGGGAAAGGGGAGATGCCGGAGGCTTGA
- the pqqE gene encoding pyrroloquinoline quinone biosynthesis protein PqqE, with protein sequence MTKPRWLLAELTYRCPLQCPYCSNPLDYAAHSQELSTEEWKRVFSEARAMGAVQLGLSGGEPLIRQDLAELVAHARGLGYYTNLISSGYGLTEEKIASLKAAGLDHIQISIQSPDKTLNDFLAGTESYEHKKEVAHLIKKHGYPMVLCVVIHRQNIHQMREILDMAVELGADYLELANCQYYGWALLNRDQLLPTREQFAEAEAIAQEYKAKLAGKMKIYYVVPDYYEDRPKACMNGWGTTFLTIAPDGAALPCHEARVLPGLECPNVRDFSVKEIWEDSPAFNRFRGFDWMEEPCRSCPEKAKDFGGCRCQAYLMTGDATATDPVCGLSPKRKVVDEAIAAAYAAQPQEKPLVFRNSRTSKQHGGPR encoded by the coding sequence ATGACTAAACCGCGCTGGCTGCTGGCGGAGCTGACCTACCGCTGCCCCTTGCAGTGCCCCTACTGCTCCAATCCGCTGGATTACGCCGCCCACAGCCAGGAGTTATCCACCGAGGAATGGAAGCGGGTGTTCTCCGAAGCCCGCGCCATGGGCGCCGTGCAGCTGGGCCTGTCCGGCGGCGAGCCGCTGATCCGGCAGGACTTGGCGGAGCTGGTGGCCCATGCCCGCGGCCTGGGCTATTACACCAATCTCATCAGTTCCGGCTATGGCCTTACGGAAGAGAAAATCGCCTCGCTGAAAGCCGCAGGCCTGGACCACATCCAGATCAGCATCCAGTCGCCGGACAAAACCCTCAACGACTTCCTGGCCGGCACGGAAAGCTACGAGCACAAGAAAGAAGTCGCGCACCTTATCAAAAAACACGGCTACCCCATGGTGCTGTGCGTGGTGATCCACCGGCAGAACATCCATCAGATGCGGGAAATCCTCGACATGGCGGTGGAACTGGGTGCCGACTACCTGGAACTGGCCAATTGCCAGTACTACGGCTGGGCCCTGCTCAACCGCGATCAGTTGCTGCCCACCCGCGAGCAATTCGCCGAGGCCGAAGCCATCGCCCAGGAATACAAGGCCAAGCTGGCCGGCAAGATGAAGATCTACTACGTGGTGCCGGATTACTACGAAGACCGGCCCAAGGCCTGCATGAACGGCTGGGGCACCACCTTCCTCACCATCGCCCCGGACGGCGCCGCCCTGCCCTGCCACGAAGCGCGCGTACTGCCGGGCCTGGAGTGCCCCAACGTGCGGGATTTCAGCGTCAAGGAAATCTGGGAAGACTCGCCGGCCTTCAACCGTTTCCGCGGCTTCGACTGGATGGAGGAACCCTGCCGCAGTTGCCCGGAAAAAGCCAAGGATTTCGGCGGCTGCCGCTGCCAGGCTTATTTGATGACGGGCGACGCCACCGCCACCGATCCGGTATGCGGCCTGTCGCCCAAGCGCAAGGTGGTGGACGAGGCCATTGCCGCCGCCTATGCGGCGCAACCGCAGGAAAAGCCGCTGGTGTTCCGCAACTCCCGCACCTCCAAGCAGCACGGCGGTCCGCGTTAG
- the pqqD gene encoding pyrroloquinoline quinone biosynthesis peptide chaperone PqqD, translated as MNDNTLRADAALRFSPLHRLQWEEAQQKYVILYPEGMVELNPSAAEILKLCDGRNLDDLVATLEAQFDTTGLKGDVSEFLEVALANGWIQQNHD; from the coding sequence ATGAACGACAATACCCTGCGCGCCGACGCGGCGCTGCGCTTCTCTCCCCTGCACCGCCTGCAATGGGAAGAAGCCCAGCAAAAATACGTGATTCTCTACCCGGAAGGTATGGTGGAGCTGAACCCCAGCGCGGCGGAAATCCTCAAGCTGTGCGACGGCCGCAACCTGGACGATCTGGTGGCGACGCTGGAAGCCCAGTTCGACACCACCGGGCTGAAGGGCGACGTTTCCGAATTCCTGGAAGTGGCCCTGGCCAACGGCTGGATCCAGCAAAACCATGACTAA
- a CDS encoding AAA family ATPase yields MNQAHNQARTTLQHLADNLSRVMQGQEAAIRLLLAAFAGGGHVLLEDVPGTGKTTLAKALAQSCRAEFQRVQFTPDLLPADILGVSVLDPASREFRFTPGPIFCHILLADEINRASPRTQSALLEAMAEAQISVERQLHRLEPPFFVVATQNPVEFHGTYPLPEAQLDRFALRFGLGYVDAEQETAILSAQQREHPLQRLQPCVDLAQILQLQAQTREVAVSDELKRYIVELVRATRRAEGLRLGASPRAALTLMKCAQALALLDGFDFVTPDAIQEIAVPALAHRIALDPQAQFAGLRAETVVEKILRETPVPA; encoded by the coding sequence ATGAACCAAGCGCATAACCAGGCCCGAACCACCCTGCAGCACCTGGCCGACAACCTGAGCCGCGTCATGCAAGGCCAAGAAGCCGCCATCCGCCTGCTGTTGGCCGCTTTCGCCGGCGGCGGGCACGTGCTGCTGGAAGACGTGCCCGGCACCGGCAAAACCACCTTGGCCAAGGCCCTCGCGCAATCCTGCCGAGCGGAATTCCAGCGGGTGCAATTCACGCCCGACCTGCTGCCGGCCGACATTCTCGGGGTTTCCGTGCTGGACCCGGCCAGCCGGGAGTTCCGCTTTACGCCGGGACCGATTTTTTGCCACATCCTGCTGGCCGACGAAATCAACCGCGCCTCGCCGCGCACCCAGTCGGCCCTGCTGGAAGCCATGGCCGAAGCGCAAATCAGCGTGGAACGGCAACTCCATCGATTGGAGCCGCCGTTTTTCGTCGTCGCCACGCAAAACCCGGTGGAATTCCACGGCACCTATCCCCTGCCGGAAGCGCAGCTGGACCGCTTCGCCCTGCGTTTCGGCCTGGGTTATGTCGACGCCGAGCAGGAAACGGCCATTCTCTCCGCCCAGCAACGCGAACATCCCTTGCAGCGGCTGCAACCCTGCGTCGATCTTGCGCAAATCCTGCAACTGCAAGCGCAAACGCGCGAGGTGGCGGTGAGCGACGAATTGAAGCGTTATATCGTCGAACTGGTCCGCGCCACCCGCCGAGCGGAAGGGCTGCGCCTGGGCGCCAGTCCCCGCGCCGCGCTAACCTTGATGAAATGCGCCCAGGCCCTGGCCCTGCTGGACGGCTTCGACTTCGTCACCCCCGACGCCATCCAGGAAATCGCCGTGCCCGCCCTGGCGCACCGCATCGCCCTGGACCCGCAGGCTCAGTTCGCCGGCCTCCGGGCCGAGACGGTGGTGGAGAAAATTTTGCGGGAGACGCCGGTGCCGGCTTGA
- the mltF gene encoding membrane-bound lytic murein transglycosylase MltF, which translates to MGLDSSKLRNRVGRSLFRMASWLLVIGTLCGCTDSSTSTQLEKIKHKGTLTVATRIGPATYHPSPNGLSGIEHDLAQLFAQRLGVEVKFVVYDSIAEIFEAVEKGRADVAAAGLAITDQRKQQVRFTPAYRTVTEQVVYRDGTPKPRSFADLSDGIFEVSEGGSHLSTLERLRDQHPELQWRVSDGHSTTQLMYLVHAGLIDYTTATSDQTQLIRRYLPQLRVAFDLGVRRSLAWAFRQSTTDSSLYDEAVAFFNESQHNKTLDELNERYYGNARVLAQADDQAFRQHVHERLPQYRRLFHQAANRYGLDWRLLAAIAYQESKWDPGATSPTGVRGMMMLTEETAKELNVKNRLNPRDSIMGGAYYVSQERADMPVHIAEPDRTWMALVAYNAGPGMLEKARHTAQRKGQNPDRWLSVKKVLAATKGYYRDIKAKNVPLPARQSVEFVESVRRYYDLLVYLTDEENFRLTMFPNAPAEAGHSS; encoded by the coding sequence TTGGGCCTGGATTCCTCTAAACTCCGCAACCGCGTCGGCCGTTCGCTGTTCCGCATGGCGAGTTGGCTGCTGGTGATCGGAACTCTGTGCGGGTGCACGGACAGTTCGACATCGACGCAACTGGAGAAAATCAAGCACAAAGGCACGCTCACCGTCGCCACCCGCATAGGTCCCGCTACCTATCACCCCAGTCCCAACGGACTTTCCGGAATTGAACACGATCTCGCCCAGTTGTTCGCCCAGCGTTTGGGCGTCGAGGTGAAGTTCGTCGTTTACGATTCCATCGCCGAAATTTTCGAAGCCGTGGAGAAAGGCCGGGCCGATGTGGCCGCCGCCGGCTTGGCGATCACCGACCAGCGCAAGCAGCAGGTGCGCTTCACCCCGGCCTATCGCACGGTCACCGAGCAAGTGGTTTATCGAGACGGCACGCCCAAGCCGCGCTCGTTCGCCGATTTGTCCGACGGGATCTTCGAAGTGTCCGAAGGCGGCAGCCACCTATCCACCCTGGAGCGGCTGCGCGATCAGCATCCCGAGCTGCAATGGCGCGTCAGCGACGGCCATAGCACCACCCAGTTGATGTATCTGGTTCACGCCGGCCTCATCGATTACACCACCGCTACTTCCGACCAGACGCAATTGATCCGCCGCTATTTGCCGCAGTTGCGCGTCGCTTTCGATTTGGGCGTACGCCGCTCCTTGGCCTGGGCGTTCCGCCAGTCCACCACCGACAGCAGCTTGTACGACGAGGCGGTGGCGTTTTTCAACGAAAGCCAGCACAACAAGACGCTGGACGAATTGAACGAACGTTACTATGGCAACGCGCGCGTTCTGGCGCAGGCCGACGATCAGGCATTCCGCCAGCACGTGCACGAGCGCTTGCCGCAGTATCGCCGCCTGTTCCATCAGGCCGCCAACCGGTACGGCCTGGATTGGCGCTTGCTGGCCGCCATCGCCTACCAGGAGTCCAAGTGGGATCCCGGCGCCACGTCGCCTACCGGCGTGCGCGGCATGATGATGCTGACCGAGGAAACCGCGAAGGAGTTGAACGTGAAAAACCGCCTCAACCCGCGCGACAGCATCATGGGCGGCGCTTATTACGTGTCCCAGGAGCGCGCCGATATGCCGGTGCACATCGCCGAGCCGGATCGTACCTGGATGGCGCTGGTGGCGTACAACGCCGGGCCGGGGATGCTGGAAAAAGCCCGCCACACGGCCCAGCGCAAAGGCCAGAATCCGGACCGCTGGCTGAGCGTGAAGAAGGTGCTGGCCGCCACCAAGGGCTATTACCGCGACATCAAGGCCAAAAACGTGCCTTTGCCGGCGCGGCAGTCGGTGGAGTTCGTCGAATCGGTGCGCCGCTATTACGATTTGCTGGTGTACTTGACCGACGAAGAGAATTTCCGCCTGACCATGTTCCCAAACGCGCCCGCCGAGGCCGGCCACAGCAGCTGA
- the tadA gene encoding tRNA adenosine(34) deaminase TadA, with product MQPAPEFTETDMIWMRRALELARQAEAAGEVPIGAVVVKDDTVIAEGWNRPISSNDPTAHAEIVALRAAGLALDNYRLVDTTLYVTLEPCIMCMGGIIHARVANLVYGAPADAQRSSAAGVLQMAEAQLLNHRLQCRSGLLADEAAALLRDFFRRRR from the coding sequence ATGCAGCCCGCCCCCGAATTCACCGAAACGGACATGATCTGGATGCGTCGCGCCCTGGAACTGGCGCGGCAGGCGGAAGCGGCGGGAGAAGTCCCCATCGGAGCGGTCGTGGTGAAGGACGACACGGTGATCGCCGAAGGCTGGAACCGTCCCATTTCCTCCAACGATCCCACCGCCCACGCGGAAATCGTCGCCCTACGGGCGGCGGGCTTGGCGCTGGACAATTACCGGCTGGTCGACACCACGCTGTACGTGACGCTGGAACCCTGCATCATGTGCATGGGGGGCATTATCCACGCCCGGGTGGCGAATCTGGTATACGGCGCGCCGGCGGATGCCCAGCGCAGTTCCGCCGCCGGCGTGCTGCAAATGGCCGAAGCGCAGCTGTTGAACCACCGATTGCAATGCCGCAGCGGGCTGTTGGCGGACGAAGCCGCCGCGCTGTTGCGGGACTTCTTCCGCCGCCGCCGTTGA
- a CDS encoding acyltransferase family protein gives MLPQNSQRLAKNNFDLLRLLFAGTVCLVHAYELSGYQALAAVVGYLSSAVAVKAFFVVSGFLIFMSFERSSSLSSYAGKRARRIYPAYFTVVMLCAIGLLWASDKGIADYFTLAWLKYVLANLTFLNFIQPTLPGVFEANKLAVVNGALWTLKIEVMFYVAVPLLAFLARRFGRLPVLASVYGLSTVYALLCALMAERSGSGIYAELSRQLPGQLSYFMAGAFFYYYLPVFERHVERFVFAAVIALVANGFYPLPLLEPFALATLVVFFGLFFYAGNFGKYGDFSYGVYILHFPTIQLLLHGGWFRENPWIFLGAVVAITLTGAVAMWHWVEKRFLLRSSHYVATAAPSGDGLADIAPSADAPGRRAAG, from the coding sequence TTGCTTCCGCAAAACAGCCAACGGCTGGCAAAAAACAACTTCGATTTGCTGCGCCTCCTGTTCGCCGGCACCGTTTGCCTGGTTCACGCCTACGAACTGTCCGGATACCAAGCGCTTGCAGCGGTCGTTGGCTATTTGTCGTCGGCGGTTGCGGTAAAAGCGTTTTTCGTCGTCAGCGGCTTCTTGATTTTCATGAGCTTCGAACGCTCCTCGTCCTTGTCCTCCTACGCCGGCAAGCGCGCCCGGCGAATTTATCCCGCCTATTTCACGGTCGTCATGCTATGCGCGATAGGGCTGCTGTGGGCCAGCGACAAGGGTATTGCGGACTATTTCACCCTCGCATGGCTGAAGTACGTTCTCGCGAACCTTACCTTCCTGAATTTCATCCAGCCCACGCTGCCGGGGGTGTTCGAGGCGAATAAGCTGGCTGTCGTCAACGGGGCGCTTTGGACCCTGAAAATCGAAGTCATGTTCTACGTCGCAGTGCCTTTACTCGCGTTTTTAGCGCGACGATTCGGCCGACTTCCCGTGCTCGCCTCCGTTTACGGTTTATCGACGGTTTATGCGCTGCTGTGCGCGCTGATGGCGGAACGCAGCGGCTCGGGGATTTATGCCGAACTCAGCCGCCAGCTCCCCGGACAACTGTCTTATTTCATGGCCGGCGCTTTCTTTTATTATTATCTTCCGGTATTCGAACGACACGTGGAGCGCTTTGTTTTCGCGGCCGTTATAGCGCTGGTCGCCAATGGGTTTTATCCGCTGCCGTTGCTTGAGCCTTTCGCGCTCGCCACGCTGGTCGTCTTCTTCGGTCTATTTTTTTACGCCGGCAACTTCGGAAAATACGGCGATTTTTCATACGGCGTATATATCCTGCACTTTCCTACCATTCAGTTGCTGCTGCACGGCGGCTGGTTTCGAGAAAACCCTTGGATATTCCTGGGCGCGGTCGTCGCCATCACCTTAACGGGCGCCGTTGCGATGTGGCATTGGGTTGAAAAGAGGTTTCTGCTTCGCAGCAGCCATTACGTCGCCACGGCGGCGCCCTCCGGAGACGGCCTCGCCGACATCGCGCCGAGCGCCGACGCGCCCGGTCGGCGCGCAGCCGGTTAG